A single genomic interval of Fragaria vesca subsp. vesca chloroplast, complete genome harbors:
- the ndhB gene encoding NADH-plastoquinone oxidoreductase subunit 2, which translates to MIWHVQNENFILDSTRIFMKAFHLLLFDGSFIFPECILIFGLILLLMIDSTSDQKDIPWLYFISSTSLVMSITALLFRWREEPTISFSGNFQTNNFNEIFQFLILLCSTLCIPLSVEYIECTEMAITEFLLFVLTATLGGMFLCGANDLITIFVAPECFSLCSYLLSGYTKKDVRSNEATTKYLLMGGASSSILVHGFSWLYGSSGGEIELQEIVNGLINTQMYNSPGISIALIFITVGIGFKLSLAPSHQWTPDVYEGSPTPVVAFLSVTSKVAASALATRIFDIPFYFSSNEWHLLLEILAILSMILGNLIAITQTSMKRMLAYSSIGQIGYVIIGIIVGDSNGGYASMITYMLFYISMNLGTFACIVSFGLRTGTDNIRDYAGLYTKDPFLALSLALCLLSLGGLPPLAGFFGKLNLFWCGWQAGLYFLVSIGLLTSVVSIYYYLKIIKLLMTGRNQEITPHVRNYRRSPLRSNNSIELSMIVCVIASTIPGISMNPIIEIAQDTLF; encoded by the exons ATGATCTGGCATGTACAGAATGAAAACTTCATTCTCGATTCTACGAGAATTTTTATGAAAGCCTTTCATTTGCTTCTCTTCGATGGAAGTTTTATTTTCCCAGAATGTATCCTAATTTTTGGCCTAATTCTTCTTCTGATGATCGATTCAACCTCTGATCAAAAAGATATACCTTGGTTATATTTCATCTCTTCAACAAGTTTAGTAATGAGCATAACGGCCCTATTGTTCCGATGGAGAGAAGAACCTACGATTAGCTTTTCAGGAAATTTCCAAACGAACAATTTCAACGAAATCTTTCAATTTCTTATTTTACTATGTTCAACTCTATGTATTCCTCTATCCGTAGAGTACATTGAATGTACAGAAATGGCTATAACAGAGTTTCTTTTATTCGTATTAACAGCTACTCTAGGAGGAATGTTTTTATGCGGCGCTAACGATTTAATAACTATCTTTGTAGCTCCAGAATGTTTCAGTTTATGCTCCTACCTATTATCTGGATATACCAAGAAAGATGTACGGTCTAATGAGGCTACTACGAAGTATTTACTCATGGGTGGGGCAAGCTCTTCTATTCTGGTTCACGGTTTCTCTTGGCTATATGGTTCATCCGGGGGGGAGATCGAGCTTCAAGAAATAGTGAATGGTCTTATCAATACACAAATGTATAACTCCCCAGGAATTTCAATTGCGCTTATATTCATCACTGTAGGAATTGGGTTCAAGCTTTCCCTAGCCCCTTCTCATCAATGGACTCCTGACGTATACGAAGGA TCTCCCACTCCAGTTGTTGCTTTTCTTTCTGTTACTTCGAAAGTTGCTGCTTCAGCTTTAGCCACTCGAATTTTCGATATTCCTTTTTATTTCTCATCAAACGAATGGCATCTTCTTCTGGAAATCCTAGCTATTCTTAGCATGATATTGGGGAATCTCATTGCTATTACTCAAACAAGCATGAAACGTATGCTTGCGTATTCGTCCATAGGTCAAATTGGATATGTAATTATTGGAATAATTGTTGGAGACTCAAATGGTGGATATGCAAGCATGATAACTTATATGCTGTTCTATATCTCCATGAATCTAGGAACTTTTGCTTGCATTGTATCATTTGGTCTACGTACCGGAACTGATAACATTCGAGATTATGCAGGATTATACACAAAAGATCCTTTTTTGGCTCTCTCTTTAGCCCTATGTCTCTTATCCTTAGGAGGTCTTCCTCCACTAGCAGGTTTTTTCGGAAAACTTAATTTATTCTGGTGTGGATGGCAGGCAGGCCTATATTTCTTGGTTTCAATAGGACTCCTTACAAGCGTTGTTTCTATCTACTATTATCTAAAAATAATCAAGTTATTAATGACTGGACGAAACCAAGAAATAACCCCTCACGTGCGAAATTATAGAAGATCCCCTTTAAGATCAAACAATTCCATCGAATTGAGTATGATTGTATGTGTGATAGCATCTACTATACCAGGAATATCAATGAACCCGATTATTGAAATTGCTCAGGATACCCTTTTTTAG